Proteins encoded in a region of the Saccharothrix ecbatanensis genome:
- a CDS encoding FAD-binding oxidoreductase translates to MARTTDFTSLASALHGEVVRPGDPAYDLAVQLQIAEYDSVAPACVAYCADEDDVRMGLRFAAEHDVPVRLRSGGHSFAGWSTTPGLVLDLSRLDHVRRDGATVHLGPGVQAVDALEALWSDGLAVANGMCPTVAAGGFVTGGGHGPQSRRHGLACDRLVSARVLLADGTAVRCSEEEHPDLFWALRGGGGGNFGAVVDYEVVPEVIPWMVLFHLVWTGDAAVDVLCAWQDWVVTAPDELSSSISLVLADAAPGEPVTVVLIGTLMGSAAQAEALLANLTSSVGTDPVARLVLDQSYRDTMLWIYGGGQQRTARECHRVGTRPGALLPRQQFQRERNRLFDQPLDASTTGALVDGFGADREAGETRFVNFTAMGGQINRVARDATAYPHRDALFLIGHVVLLPDAVPAPDREQRALSYLDKGFALLEPLSSGSYVNFPDPRLADWRRAYWGDNHARLAEVKRRYDPTRLFRLPQGV, encoded by the coding sequence GTGGCTCGGACGACGGACTTCACCTCGTTGGCCTCGGCGTTGCACGGTGAGGTCGTGCGACCCGGTGACCCGGCCTACGACCTGGCCGTGCAGCTCCAGATCGCCGAGTACGACTCGGTTGCACCCGCATGCGTCGCCTACTGCGCCGATGAGGACGACGTGCGCATGGGCCTGCGGTTCGCCGCAGAGCACGACGTGCCCGTACGGCTGCGCAGTGGGGGGCACAGCTTCGCGGGCTGGTCCACGACACCGGGACTCGTGCTGGACCTCTCGCGCCTGGACCACGTGCGTCGGGACGGTGCGACAGTCCACTTGGGACCGGGTGTGCAGGCCGTGGACGCGCTGGAGGCCCTGTGGTCGGACGGGCTGGCCGTGGCCAACGGCATGTGCCCCACGGTGGCGGCGGGTGGCTTCGTCACCGGCGGCGGACACGGGCCGCAGAGCCGCAGGCACGGCCTGGCGTGCGACCGCCTCGTCTCGGCCAGGGTTCTGCTCGCCGACGGCACCGCGGTGCGCTGCTCGGAGGAGGAGCACCCGGACCTGTTCTGGGCGCTGCGCGGCGGCGGGGGAGGGAACTTCGGCGCGGTCGTGGACTACGAGGTGGTGCCCGAGGTCATCCCGTGGATGGTGCTGTTCCACCTGGTGTGGACCGGCGACGCCGCGGTGGACGTGTTGTGCGCCTGGCAGGACTGGGTGGTCACCGCGCCGGACGAGCTGTCGTCCTCGATCAGCCTCGTGCTGGCCGACGCCGCACCCGGGGAGCCGGTGACGGTCGTGCTCATCGGCACCCTCATGGGTTCCGCGGCGCAGGCGGAGGCGCTGCTGGCGAACCTGACGTCGAGTGTCGGAACCGATCCGGTGGCGAGGCTCGTGCTCGACCAGTCCTATCGCGACACCATGCTGTGGATCTACGGCGGCGGGCAGCAGCGGACCGCGCGGGAGTGCCATCGTGTCGGCACGCGGCCCGGCGCGCTGTTGCCGCGCCAGCAGTTCCAACGCGAGCGCAACCGGCTGTTCGACCAGCCACTGGACGCCTCGACGACAGGCGCTCTGGTGGACGGGTTCGGCGCGGACCGCGAGGCCGGGGAGACGCGGTTCGTCAACTTCACCGCCATGGGCGGACAGATCAACCGCGTGGCCCGCGACGCCACCGCGTACCCGCACCGCGACGCGCTGTTCCTCATCGGGCACGTGGTCCTGCTCCCCGACGCCGTCCCCGCACCGGACCGCGAACAGCGGGCGCTGTCGTACCTGGACAAAGGGTTCGCACTGCTCGAACCGCTCTCCAGCGGTTCCTACGTGAACTTCCCCGACCCGCGACTCGCGGACTGGAGGCGCGCGTACTGGGGTGACAACCACGCGCGGCTCGCGGAGGTGAAACGGCGCTACGACCCGACCAGGCTGTTCCGGCTGCCCCAAGGCGTGTGA
- a CDS encoding FAD-dependent monooxygenase has translation MTAVDVLVVGAGPSGLTMACELALAGVTATVIDAQPEPNRHSKALGLQPRTVELLDSRGLLDAVLTEAVARIPDGHFAGLPVPLTYDRWDSAHPYHLIYPQNLLEGVLEAEACRRGVRVLRSHELVGLTQSDESATAVVATPDGEVRYTARYVVGCDGHSSAVRRLGRFAFPGTSTDFSGVVADVVLESAPPEVLSRPRRTADLLGDERQERRDVSYPLVPLPNGRYRVVWAEHGRRAEDAVTAQEVKDAVAQRYGTQVRIADVEWASRLSDAAHQATDYRIGRLFVVADAARIHIPAGGQGLSVGIQDAVNLGWKLGLVVTGRAPDSLLDTYHDERHPVGARVLENTRVQALLTNPAAEYDALRRTFVDLLRLREVNDRFAGLLSGLDVRYAVDNPVAHELLGARMPDLPTCAGRLFERLRSGRGVLVAGAEHAARSRGWADRVETTEGDLSRWAVSGVLVRPDGHVCWVAPDDDPAHGEHLDAALRAWFGPPA, from the coding sequence ATGACCGCTGTGGACGTGTTGGTGGTGGGCGCGGGACCGTCGGGTCTGACGATGGCGTGCGAGCTCGCCCTCGCGGGCGTCACGGCCACCGTGATCGACGCGCAGCCGGAGCCGAACCGGCACTCCAAGGCGTTGGGCCTGCAACCGCGGACCGTGGAGCTGCTGGACTCGCGCGGCCTGCTCGACGCGGTGCTCACCGAGGCGGTGGCCCGAATACCCGATGGCCACTTCGCCGGCCTGCCGGTGCCGCTCACCTACGACCGCTGGGACAGCGCGCATCCCTACCACCTGATCTATCCGCAGAACCTCTTGGAAGGCGTGCTGGAAGCCGAGGCGTGCCGACGTGGTGTGCGGGTGCTGCGGTCGCATGAACTCGTCGGTCTCACGCAGTCCGACGAGTCCGCGACCGCCGTCGTGGCGACACCGGACGGCGAGGTCCGCTACACCGCGAGGTACGTCGTCGGCTGCGACGGCCACAGCAGCGCCGTGCGCAGGCTTGGTCGCTTCGCCTTTCCCGGTACGTCCACGGACTTCTCCGGCGTCGTCGCGGACGTCGTGCTGGAGTCCGCGCCACCGGAGGTGCTGAGCCGGCCACGCCGCACCGCGGACCTGCTCGGCGACGAGCGGCAGGAGCGGCGCGACGTCTCCTACCCGCTGGTGCCGCTGCCCAACGGCCGCTACCGCGTGGTGTGGGCGGAGCACGGGCGCCGGGCCGAGGACGCGGTGACCGCGCAGGAGGTCAAGGACGCCGTGGCTCAGCGCTACGGCACGCAGGTGCGGATCGCCGACGTCGAGTGGGCGTCCCGGCTGTCCGATGCCGCCCATCAGGCCACCGACTACCGGATCGGCCGGCTGTTCGTGGTCGCGGATGCCGCGCGCATCCACATCCCGGCGGGCGGGCAGGGGCTGAGCGTCGGCATCCAGGACGCGGTGAACCTGGGCTGGAAGCTGGGCCTGGTCGTCACCGGTCGGGCTCCCGATTCGCTGCTGGACACCTACCACGACGAACGTCACCCCGTGGGCGCGCGGGTGCTGGAGAACACGCGTGTGCAGGCGTTGCTGACCAACCCGGCCGCCGAGTACGACGCGCTGCGCCGCACCTTCGTCGACCTGCTGAGGCTGCGGGAGGTCAACGACCGGTTCGCCGGGCTGCTGTCAGGACTGGACGTGCGCTACGCCGTGGACAACCCTGTGGCGCACGAGTTGCTCGGTGCGCGGATGCCCGACCTGCCGACGTGCGCCGGGCGGTTGTTCGAGCGGCTGCGCTCCGGTCGAGGCGTCCTGGTGGCGGGTGCGGAGCACGCCGCGCGGTCGCGAGGTTGGGCCGACCGCGTCGAGACCACCGAGGGCGACCTGTCGCGCTGGGCGGTCTCCGGTGTGCTGGTGCGCCCCGACGGTCACGTGTGCTGGGTCGCGCCCGACGACGACCCCGCCCACGGAGAACATCTCGATGCGGCGCTGCGGGCCTGGTTCGGACCGCCTGCCTGA